The Erpetoichthys calabaricus chromosome 6, fErpCal1.3, whole genome shotgun sequence genome includes the window TCCCAGGGGACCCCATTTACATACGTAGTAATTGCAATGCCAAATTGGCAGGAACCTTCCTTGAAGCATAGCATGTCATCAATACATTATAATGACACAATCAGAAACCCCCCTAAGAGGAGCCCCAATCGCTGTTGTTAATGtgatgaatattatttttttttttagtaacgtTAAATGTAATCAGAACTGATTTAATAAATTATGTAGATTTACAAGTCTGGAAGCAAAAAATGGATTGACTtattttgtttagacaattcagccATTTCTGACTCAGCTTCAGTCACTCTCTCCCAGCCCCACTGTAGTCAATGCATGGCCAAAATTAGCAGCACCATTTCAGCCACAGGGTGAGTGGGCAACAATAAGAAGGGGGGTTAAGAACTCAAAATTCAGTCTCTCTGCAATCTTGACGACACCTATCATTGTTGCCTCTGGTGAGAGActttttttcatctttaaagCTGATTAAATCTTACTTGAGATCCACCATGTGCCAGGAGTGGCTCTTAGCCCAAGTTAGAGTGCAGTGTATGAGGGTCTGTGGACCTGGAGGAGATACTGCCTGCATCTGCTATAGCCAAAGCCCACAAACAGCAATTTTGCAATACCTTTatgaactatttattttgttaaatatgacAATGagcaatttgtatttatttttattaccatgtgcaccttacatttatttgcattttattttttttccatttagatttttttttaattttgctttattataggagtgtttttctgttttctatgcaaatatttttattgcGGTTCTTTATATATGTAATCTGTTTTTGACAAAAAACTAtgtgtttattacattttccCTGTTCATCTTATTAATTTAGACTGTGCtataataatggtaataaattTTACACGTAGAGTCACAGAAGAAGGTGAGTTGCATGACcctatgtagtttattttgcataGGGCCCACCATGTCCCTAGACTCGCCTCTGAGAATTAGGAGCCTGGCTGAATTCACAACATTAGGACCAGTTAGGATTCTGGTCTGTTCCCTTGCTTGTTTTTGGAGGTCTCACATCCCTTTTTGTCTTGGTGAAGGCTCCACTTAatgacaattttataattttcctACCCATTTAGGGCTTTGAGGTATGTAGAACTTCActtttacaattgttttttaCTAAATCAATTATTTGGAGgtgttgaaatattttgtttcttcCCTGGTACCATTTTGCTTTTCCAAGGATGCAGTAATTTTGAGGCTCCATTGCTGTGATGCAGTGACCCATTGTCTGTGTACGTAGTTGCGTAAGTCGCATGATGTCATGGTTGAATCGATATGAAGGTCAAAGCTTGATAGTTCTTGGTTATCTGAGTTAGCCGAGAGAAACTTCAGTCTTTGGTGAGTGTATGTTTGCTTAGCATTTTACTTGCAATAAACCTAGTGCTTTGAATTCTTTGAGTTTCATTTTAGGGGTTTCTATTAGGCTTATGACAGATCACACTAACTGTGGCTAACGAATTTGCTTAGGCTTGTGACTAATGTTTCATCTTTCAGTTCATTCTCATTAAATAACTGCCCTCTTCTCCAATCTTGGCAGTACAAGgtggcagtaaaaaaaaaaggcaattttaTCATTCCAAATAACAAGCAGCCACCATTGATAGGGGGCATTATGCTCAAGATTTTGTATTGAGCCCTGGAGCAACTAACTCATGGAGAACCAATATCTGGAAGATGATGGCAAATATGCCTGAAGTTCCCCATGTAGGGAGACTTATTGATGCATGTATTGTCCACTGCTCCTCATTATGATAGCCAAGAGTCCAAGTGATTGCATGGCCCTTTAACACACAATTGAAGTCCAGTATTGCAGGGACTCCTGGGACCATTGGAGCAGTTCTGACAATATGACCAGTTCTCCAGCCCTTTCCTGATCCTGGAAATGGTAGCTATGCTTCCCACAGAAGGAATTCCAAGCAGCATCAAAGatgtacatttctgttttttttggacTACTTTCATTTCTTGAAATATCTTGTACTTTAAATATTTGGGTGTAGCACCTGAATAGAGCAGagcacaaaatgtacaaaaaaagaaaagaaaaaggcaaattcaAGCCAAAGCCAGGGGCACATCAGGACCGGTCACATGAGTATGAAGGGAAGGACATTGACGCACACCCCGGTACAGGCCCTGTCAAATCAAACAGTATGGCCAGCCTACACATTACACATTTGGTGTATTTTTCTCTCATGATATAGTCACTTTGCTGTTCTGAGTTTTTATGGGATGATATATTTGTAGCAAAGCCCagcaaagacaaaaatgtaatggGTGGCTAAAGTAATAATTTGAAGGAAGCCCAACTTAAAAAGGGCAAACTGACTCCTAAAATACCAGAACTGGCTTATTTTGGTCATTTAAGCAGCTTTGAAAGACAGAATGTCAATGATCTAAAAAAGTACCTTCACATCTTTCCTCTCCAAGGACAGAGAAATTATGATTGCAGGAAATCCATTTATAATAAAGATCAGTCTTGACTGAAGAGAAACTGGATTAGTCAAACTACCATATGAAGATGGGAGAAGAATTTGAAGTCATGAAGCAATTACAATCATAGCCTTGAATCCTGAAAGGTGGAATTTCACAATGGCGGGGAATCTATTTGAATCTGAACTAACTGTATAAAGAATTCACGGCAAAGACAATTCCGTCAGTTCCAAAGATGAGCTCTCACAGAACTATGAAATGATCCAGGTTCTAGATTGGTCTTTCACAACTCAAACCCCTATATCCAGAACAGCAGCAGTCATCTCAGAATTTACCAATGACCATGACCCTCCTTGAAGTATGGAGATTTTTACACCCATATGCaaggcaaacattttttccctcccacaaacatttcatttttctttttcaaattaattgCTATTTACTGAAAACAGAACACTTCCTTCATTTGAGTCCTGTAAATATGATATTATTGTCATCTCTAAACAAGCTCCTCTTACTCTAATGCTTGAATCATTATGACGTACAGGTACAACACACCTGTGGCAACTCAATTCATTACTGCTAGAAGATGAGGAATGTATAAAATTTATTTGCTCACAAAtcttatagggaaaaaaaaacgTCATCAGAGATCTCTGTTGGAACACACTAAGAGACactaaaagcatttttaaaaggcCTTTCAGACCATACACCAGTTGCATTTGGAATCAGAAGGTCTAATTGTGACAAATTGCCACAACTAAATCGACTGTCGTAAGTCATAGGGctgtgcgtgtctgtgtgtgtgtgtgtgtgtgtgtgtgtgtgtgagaactgACATTTGTACAGTCGCTGGTGCTGTCAGGCACCAAGTTAATTGTCTGTCAACATGTGCCAAGCTTTCAATACTTAGGAAATTTtgaactgtgctggaaagtcattacTTCACAATCTGTTCATCCACTAAGGTTTTTAGTCATGTAATCTGATGTCTTCAAGGCAACTAGATCCGACTGCAATCAATAAGTCAGACATCCCCAccaactagaagttgtgtaatgtgctgTCAGCTTTAGGGAATAAGCAGTCATATTATATAgtcatattatatatttacatagtgAAATACACGTTTATTAAAACAGGTTTAATGGTACAATGGTAAATCCATctgtttcaatttcattgttcattTACAAACCTCTGTTCACTGGATATGTTAGCCCCTACAATcatctttctttgtgtttcttgtttaCTCTCTTCATTAGACATTGCCACCCTCTAGTGGACATTGAACAATATCATGTCTGGGCATGGATACTGGACGTGTTATCAAtcactttattatatatatatatatatatatatatatatatatatatatatatatatatatatatatatatatatatatatatatatacacagacagacaAGCTAAGattgaaatataagtaatcaacatatattcagcattaacatctgtgatgcaccacctgttggaaatgcagtaataaaattgcattgcatttctcattccaacagatggcacatctcattCGCACTTCTTTTATGAATCTGATACCCAAAGGCacaaaacagagacatagcaatcggaaggatacacatatacacagacacaccccCAAACAGACACTTGTTCATTTATTATCATGGAGAAGCTGATTTCCATCCGTGTTGCAGTTACTTTATGATGAATGCATTCAGCGTAAATGTTTGCAGTGAAgtgtgtctgtgatgtgccatctgttggatagcagAGACATAGCACAGACAGACGAACACACAcccttgtctttttattaaggcGAGGAATTAGCcaactgtatttcttttttatgggCTACAATAAGTCACCTGGTCTATACAAAAAAATTGCTAGTAAGTTTCATAAAACCTCTTGAATTTTGGACATGTGAACATTCATAATTTAAATCCCAAGTGTTCCCTGCCTTAGCCAGGgtggcagaagatgccagtgcAGAATTGGGCATGTTGGCGTGTCAGCAAGGTTAGACTGAGGAACAATACCCAACTGAGAGGACAGTGTAATGGAAAGAGAGGGGGGGCAACGTAGTAGGGCTACATGCTCCTCCAACACGTTAGATGGCAGCACTCCCGGACAGTGCGACCAGTATGAACACCCCTAAGGCATGCTTTGAACTTTAGTTCCATGGGGCAGCCTTTTTGGGTTCCAGGGGGTGCTGGCAGAGGGTGCTCTGGGGATTTGTGATCCCTGCTTTTGGGAACTTCCGCTCCACACAATGTGTTTGAAAAATGCTACTAATGTCAAAACAATAAAGACACTAATACATCTGGTTTCATTGTCAGATTCTTCCTTCTGCAACATGTTACACATTTCATTCATGTGCAATGAGGAGCTTAAAAGGTCTGCACTTAAGGATTCTCCTAAATTTCACTCCTTCAGGAATCCAGTAATGGCAGTTGCATTATGCAATGCTGAGACCTGGAGCCCTGTGTAACTTTCAGTTTTGAGGTGAATTTGTTTCCTTCAAAAATCTAAACTTGACCCATCAAGCTAACACCCAAACACATAACAGCAGAATGTGTGAGATACATACTTAACACCTCACAATTAAAGGCTGGACGTACCTGAAACGCTTGGACTTTCAATGAGCTCCTTAATGTTGTCAGCGATTCCAGAGACCTCTGCTTGAAACTTCAGGACTGAATCCTTTATTCCTGAAATGTCCTTGCTGTGGGATCTCAAAGTGCCATTGATCTGGTGCACACAGGTCCACAGACTTGTGACATGTTTGTTTAGACCTTCTTTGATGCGCTGCAAGCTTCCCGATATTCCATCCAGCTTAGTGCACATATTCTCCACATTAGACACCCTATTGTCCACGTTTGACACCTCCTTTTGCATGCCTTGGGTGTTTTCTTTGCACTGACTGAGCTCTGCTGTAACTTGAGAGCTAAGTTGGCTCAGCTTGTCTTTCAGATCATTGATCTGACTCTCATTTATCGGCATATCAGACAACCGATTGTCTAAGACTTCCAGTTTTTTATCAAACTTCTCCATGCAGGTCTGCTCATTCAGGCCACAGGTAGAGTTAATAAGCAATAGATCTTCCCTGTATTGAATTATAGCATCTCCTAAGTCATCAATGGTACCTCTCAAGATGCTGACATCCCCTTGCAAGGAGACGAGCTCAGTCTGTATATTGTGAGCCATCTGAGTATTATCCCGAAGTAAACCCAGGTCCTTCTGGACAGTGTCATCCAGTGTCTGCATCATGGCAGCATTGGCTTCATTTCTCAACTGCAGATCATGTAAACTCTGATTGAAGCCTCTCAGGACATTCACCATGTCTTTCGTGTTTGACTTGCACCCGTTCATACAGAGGGTCTCCAGTCCATTAAGCCTGCTCTGTATCGTTTCCATCTCACTGCTCATGAGGTCTTTATTTGACATCATCTCATTCTGCAATGTCAAAGCCATATCAATATCTAGCCCACTGACAGTGCTATTGTTTATTCCAACCAGTAGGTTGCTGTACTGCTCTTCTGCAGTTTTAAGTCGTTGGTCAAGCAACTCCCTCAGATCATCAACCTCTTCCTTAATGTATTTGGCAAGTTTATCTTCTATGTAAATGCAGTGCACTTCCGCATTTTTTTCTGTGACGTTAATTCTAGACTCAAGATCTTCCAGCCGCTCACCAAAAATGTCCTCCAGGTGGAGAGTTGAAAAGCGCACTAATTCATTGTCCATTCTTGCATTGAGGGCTTGGTTGGCTTCAGCTActctttcaatttttttgtttaagtcACTCAGATTTTCACCAGGTTGGAGCGTTGATGCACAACAGTTTGCCTTCTGAGTCCCATGAAGTGTTTGCATCTCTGACTTCAGATcgtctatttctttttttaaatctgcctCTTTAACATCTAACAATTCCACAAGCCCATTGTAGCTGCTCTCCTGGTCTTCACATTGCTGTTGAACAGAAAGAATTTTATACTCACACGAATTCTTCAGATCACCCATCTTTGTCTCAATTCCTTCCAGCATTTCATCACGCAGTGCATCAAATTTGCTGTCGATGTAAGCTTTGTAAATGTCGAAGGATGAAACAGTTCTGTGCACTTCTTGAGTTGATTCCATCAGATGTTTTAGTTGACCCTCATGGCCGTTCACCTTGCCATTTAGATCGTCAAGCATTTCGCTTTTGCTCTTCAGGGTGTCCCTCACATCATTTAAAGAAGTCAGGATCTCATCGAGTTCTTCTCTTTCCTTGCCGTATCCAAAACCTTGGACATTAATGCTTTCTGTTTCTCCACCCAATGCACTGTCTGGACCTCGCAGATTGTTCAGAAGTGTTACTAACATTTTACTGGTATCTTCCTGAATGTTTACTCTTAGGTTATCATTAATTCCTGTCATGGCAGACTGCAGGTCCAGCACTGTCTGTGTTAGACGGTGTACCTCTTCCTCAAGGACATGGATTTTTTCTCCTTGATTGCTCTGGGGTTCAACATTTAAAGTGGgctctgtaaaataaataaataaataaataaaacaagaatatacAAATTCTACTGTAATTTGTTCTGCTGAAGTCACTACCAGCATTTCTTAATCTTGGCCCTGAGGACCAACTATGGCAGCTAGTCTTTATTCTCAACAGTttattaattagaagccaatttttGATACTGCTTAATGAAATGGCTTCATTCTTTCAATCTGAAGCATGACAGATTCTGACAAGTGTACTTCATATTTTACTTTTCACAGAAATGCATTCTGTGAAAAATTTATAATGACTGTGTTAGAAGAATATTCAAGGAAgaagatggaaggatggaggCTTGAGTGAATTGGCATGTCCTTTATGCCAATGATGCTCTAAAATAAAGCACAACAGGCCACAGTGTTTGGCACACTGAGAAAGGGAGGAGGTAGATGTGCAGCTTGGGAAAAACGTGCTACTAAGGGTGAGGCAAGGGAATGATGTTATGCTCTTCAGTATTTGGGAGCAAACTGGTAAGCAGTCTGGTGGTAAACACAGTGAGACCTGACCAAGCCTTCAAAGTCATCAAGGCCACAACACGGGCGTTAAGAAGATCTGTCCAGATGCAAAACGTAATATGGGTGGATCAGGGTGTGccattattaattctgtttttaaaatataaactttgaTTTAGAAATACAGAAATGTAATCATTGAAACATACATCATTTAAGTTTTTTCGGCGCATTGAGTGTACCCTGTCTCAGGCTTCTTTCATAATGtggccagtgctgccaggataggcactgGCTTCCTGagatcctgaactggataagatggttagaaaatggatggatggagcattGGCACCAGTTTGTTCATGTACGCCTTTTGccagaaataaatgaaaggagaaaagaaaatgcaatgaataaataatccattctGGGAAACTATAAAAATTCATTTCCCACCATATTGACAGAACATGCAGTCTCATCATTTTTAAGCTATTGTAATGGGATCCTGGTCTGCCAGGGTGGTGCCACAGAGAAAGTGGCATAAAAGGTCAGAATGGAATGGTGACATAGCCAAACCCATCTGGGAGAAGAATCTACAATGTTCATGGGAAAGCATACCAGTGTTGGTAGACAGCAGATGGGGCAGTAGGCTCTGTACATAAGGAGGGTACTATTGCAGGGCCCTAGGTGGGAGCAATTCTGGGAGCAAGCATGCAATGCTTCTCTAGGAAGTTGGGGTCAGGTAATTCAGAAGATATCAGCTTAGACTTCTTACGAGAAGGTGGATACGGGGACCAGGAGTGGGCTGAGAAAATGTCCCCAAAAAGGCTGGAGTTAGTAGAAAGTGGTTATGTGGTACAGTTGTTATGGGATACAGGAGAGGTCAGGCCACCAAGAGTGCATGGTCTTTTAGATGTGCATGGGAGGTTGTGAGAACAGGGAGATGTGGAGCTGCAAGGAGGCTCTCTGAGAGGTAAGCCACAGTCCTTTCTGCCTTTTTCCTGTTCTGGAGATTGCCCCAGAATTACTCCCAGACTGGAATATAAAACCCTTGCCACCATTAACCATTTCAGCTTTAAGTTCTCAAATGAGTAGGATGCAAAAGCGGAACTGGCAGGGTAGTCAGATGTTTGAACGTAAATGGGATATGGAGTCTATGAAAGTATCACAAGATTTTTGGATGATAGACAGGGTCCAGAACATGTACATCTAGGCCCAGGGTGGCAGCCAgggatttttttgatttgatagtTTATTTTCTCCTgctttttaaatatctttatatgtttttttatattattaatgcaCCTAATATTTTGATAAAGAAGCTGTTTTGGCACTTTTGTACCAGGCAAGGATGCCAAAAAAGTGTCTCTATTTTCATTAGGTTGACACAGATAAAATGGTAGACTTTCTTTACAGGTTATGGTTTCTCTCATCTATGGTATCCATTTTTGGAGATTAAGATTTCTGACTAAGGCAACATTGAGGTGCAGTAGTTAGTGATTCTTCCTAAGAGCTCCAGAGTCCGGTGTTCAAATCCTAAACCCTGTAGCCATCTGTATTTAGTTTGCCCATTCCCTGTGTGTCCAAGTGGGTTCCCTCTGAaaactccagttttctcccactttTGTAAGAAGGCCATGATAGACTTACTAAACCGGCCTGCCTGGTGTTAGTGGTTGTAGATGAGTGTGACTATGCCTTGCTATTACCTGGCATCCTGCTCTTAAGTCTGAGTTGTTGGGATAACCTCCAGATTCTGGTGAGCTTGAACAATGAATAAAGTTATGGATGGATCATGTGTTCAGTTGTGGCATTGTTACATTATGAGTAGCACTACCAGCTCATAGCACTTGGATCTCCATTAAGCTATTCCCTCAGCACTTGGGTCTCCTCTCTTAAAAATGCACTGTTAAGTTGACTGGCAAGGTTACACTGGCTGGGAAAGAGTGAGTGTGAGTATGTTGTGCAATCGGATGAAACACCGTCTAGGTCCTGGTCTGGGTCCTGCCTTgaactttttttcatttaaaagataaccagtttctgtttttagtCTGAGGTTTGAAGTTATTTTTCACAACAATGGTGTGCCGGCATTTGTACCAGATGTGTTTctcattaataaaataactaaatacaGTTCCCTTTAACAATGCATAATACTGGGTGACCTATTGCTGTGGCCAGTGGAGCAGTAGGACAAATGTGACACTAAAGTCT containing:
- the LOC114653429 gene encoding EMILIN-2-like, encoding MNKMRASAGMHVALSLLIGGSLICATPSSPRYSLFSAGAAYSSSSTKPGTRNKNWCAFVVNKNVSCAVFDRTETSARAEYAPCPAHEINCHPMVRYRTHITPIYKIAYKTVTELEWRCCPGYKGIDCSESKEAPPRPAVPGPHSSTTSDEDKEKPTLNVEPQSNQGEKIHVLEEEVHRLTQTVLDLQSAMTGINDNLRVNIQEDTSKMLVTLLNNLRGPDSALGGETESINVQGFGYGKEREELDEILTSLNDVRDTLKSKSEMLDDLNGKVNGHEGQLKHLMESTQEVHRTVSSFDIYKAYIDSKFDALRDEMLEGIETKMGDLKNSCEYKILSVQQQCEDQESSYNGLVELLDVKEADLKKEIDDLKSEMQTLHGTQKANCCASTLQPGENLSDLNKKIERVAEANQALNARMDNELVRFSTLHLEDIFGERLEDLESRINVTEKNAEVHCIYIEDKLAKYIKEEVDDLRELLDQRLKTAEEQYSNLLVGINNSTVSGLDIDMALTLQNEMMSNKDLMSSEMETIQSRLNGLETLCMNGCKSNTKDMVNVLRGFNQSLHDLQLRNEANAAMMQTLDDTVQKDLGLLRDNTQMAHNIQTELVSLQGDVSILRGTIDDLGDAIIQYREDLLLINSTCGLNEQTCMEKFDKKLEVLDNRLSDMPINESQINDLKDKLSQLSSQVTAELSQCKENTQGMQKEVSNVDNRVSNVENMCTKLDGISGSLQRIKEGLNKHVTSLWTCVHQINGTLRSHSKDISGIKDSVLKFQAEVSGIADNIKELIESPSVSDKGLPETSEKRPPEADVPRQPEGKIPIPPADNGPVPPVSTVPLQPEPSRPKPNGSLPPKRQPLQIPVRTPERKVIMEAGEAGPPGTMRKTASAVPDGTDGFMTEIKGFAGAPGYPRPATPTSYQPSIIPVAGRLPLKTTSYRPNVIPGNSAYGAEPFSFSVGLTQKPFPGDSGVIRFNKVLVNDGGHYNPLTGIFTAPYNGRYLFGAVLAPERDEHVEAMLLVSNESVVRLDTSGYRRELLEYNKPRLVRQACGGVGSFNVILNLKQGDEVSLVLTAGKLAYAESNEIFSTFSGVFLYPPTTQR